A portion of the Rhinolophus sinicus isolate RSC01 linkage group LG16, ASM3656204v1, whole genome shotgun sequence genome contains these proteins:
- the TFIP11 gene encoding tuftelin-interacting protein 11, whose protein sequence is MSLSHLYRDGEGRLDDDEYERENFEITDWDLQNEFNPNRQRHWQTKEEAIYGVWAERDSDEERPSFGGKRARDYSAPVNFISAGLKKAAAEEAELQDSDDEEKPVTQDEFPKDFGPKKLKTGGNFKPSQKGFAGGTKSFMDFGSWERHTKGIGQKLLQKMGYVPGRGLGKNAQGIIIPIEAKQRQGKGAVGAYGSERTTQSLQDFPAADSEEEAEEEFQKELSQWRKDPSGSKKKPKYSYKTVEELKAKGRISKKLTTPQKELSQVKVIDMTGREQKVYYSYSQISHKHSVPDDGLPPPCQQLPQSGREAKAPGFALPELEHNLQLLIELTEQEIIQNDRQLRYERDMVVNLSHELEKMSEVLEHEERAISNLSKVLELVEECERRMQPGCSHPLSLDECARTFETLQAKYYEEYRMSDRVDLAVAIVYPLVKEHFKEWDPLRDCTYGTEIISRWKSLLENDQLLSHGGQDLCSDAFHRLIWEVWMPFVRNIVTQWQPRNCEPMVDFLDSWVHIIPVWILENILDQLIFPKLQKEVENWNPLTDTVPIHSWIHPWLPLMQARLEPLYSPIRSKLSSALQKWHPSDSSAKLILQPWKDVFTPGSWEAFMVKNIVPKLGMCLGELVINPHQQHMDAFYWVIDWEGMISVSSLVGLLEKHFFPKWLQVLCSWLSNSPNYEEITKWYLGWKSMFSDQVLAHPSIKDKFNEALDIMNRAVSSNVGAYMQPGARENIAYLTHTERRKDFQYEAMQERREAENMAQRGIGVATSSVPMNFKDLIETKAEEHNIVFMPVIGKRHEGKQLYTFGRIVIYIDRGVVFVQGEKTWVPTSLQSLIDMAK, encoded by the exons ATGTCGCTGTCCCACCTGTATCGGGACGGGGAAGGCCGCCTGGATGACGATGAGTACGAGCGGGAGAACTTCGAGATCACTGATTGGGATCTGCAGAATGAGTTCAACCCCAACCGGCAGCGCCACTGGCAGACCAAGGAAGAGGCCATCTACGGAGTGTGGGCAGAGCGAGACTCGGATGAAGAGAGGCCCAGCTTTGGAGGCAAACG GGCCCGCGACTACTCCGCGCCAGTCAACTTCATCAGCGCGGGGCTCAAGAAAGCGGCCGCCGAGGAGGCAGAGCTGCAAGATTCCGACGATGAAGAGAAACCTGTGACTCAGGATGAATTTCCTAAGGATTTCGGACCAAAGAAGTTAAAAACG GGTGGCAATTTTAAACCCAGCCAGAAAGGTTTTGCTGGAGGAACCAAATCTTTCATGGATTTTGGCAGTTGGGAAAGACATACAAAAGGAATTGGACAGAAGCTTCTTCAGAAGATGGGCTACGTCCCTGGAAGGGGCCTCGGGAAGAACGCACAAG GTATCATCATCCCCATCGAAGCCAAGCAGAGGCAGGGCAAGGGCGCCGTGGGAGCGTACGGCTCCGAGCGCACCACTCAGTCGCTGCAGGACTTCCCCGCGGCCGACTCAGAAGAGGAAGCCGAGGAG GAGTTTCAGAAGGAGCTGAGCCAGTGGAGGAAAGACCCCAGCGGAAGCAAGAAGAAGCCCAAATACTCCTACAAGACGGTGGAAGAGTTGAAGGCCAAGGGCAGGATTAGTAAGAAGCTCACCACTCCCCAGAAGGAGCTTTCCCAGGTCAAG GTCATAGACATGACCGGCCGGGAGCAGAAGGTCTACTACAGCTACAGTCAGATCAGCCACAAGCACAGTGTGCCCGACGACGGGCTGCCGCCGCCGTGCCAGCAGCTGCCCCAGTCCGGCCGGGAGGCCAAGGCGCCCGGCTTCGCGTTGCCGGAGCTGGAGCACAACCTGCAGCTGCTCATCGAGCTCACGGAGCAGGAGATCATCCAGAACGACCGGCAGCTGCGGTACGAGCGCGACATGGTGGTCAACCTGTCCCACGAGCTGGAGAAGATGTCGGAGGTGCTGGAGCACGAGGAGCGGGCCATCTCCAACCTCAGCAAGGTCCTGGAGCTGGTGGAGGAGTGCGAGCGGCGCATGCAGCCCGGCTGCAGCCACCCGCTCAGCCTGGACGAGTGCGCCCGCACCTTCGAAACCCTGCAGGCCAAGTACTACGAGGAGTACCGCATGTCCGACCGCGTGGACCTGGCCGTGGCCATCGTCTACCCGCTCGTGAAGGAGCACTTCAAGGAGTGGGATCCCCTCCGA GACTGTACTTACGGCACCGAGATCATCTCCAGGTGGAAAAGCCTCCTAGAGAACGACCAGCTGCTGTCTCACGGGGGGCAGGACCTGTGCTCAGATGCCTTTCACAG GCTAATATGGGAAGTCTGGATGCCTTTTGTTCGAAATATTGTCACCCAGTGGCAGCCAAGGAACTGTGAGCCGATGGTGGACTTCCTGGATAGCTGGGTGCACATCATCCCCGTGTGGATCCTGGAGAACATCCTGGACCAGCTCATCTTCCCCAAGCTGCAGAAGGAG GTGGAAAACTGGAACCCACTGACGGATACCGTCCCCATCCACTCCTGGATCCACCCGTGGCTCCCCCTCATGCAGGCGCGCCTGGAGCCACTGTATTCCCCCATCCGCAGCAAGCTGTCCAGTGCCCTGCAGAAGTGGCACCCCAGCGACTCCTCTGCCAAGCTCATCCTCCAGCCCTGGAAAGATGTCTTCACCCCGGGCTCCTGGGAGGCATTCATGGTCAAGAACATAGTGCCCAAGCTGG GGATGTGTCTTGGCGAGTTAGTCATTAACCCTCACCAGCAACACATGGATGCTTTCTACTGGGTCATCGACTGGGAGGGGATGATCTCCGTCTCCAGCCTGGTGGGGCTTCTGGAAAAGCACTTCTTCCCCAAGTGGCTTCAG GTGCTGTGCTCCTGGCTCAGTAACAGCCCAAATTACGAGGAGATCACCAAGTGGTACCTGGGCTGGAAGTCCATGTTCTCAGACCAAGTGCTGGCACACCCGTCCATCAAGGACAAGTTCAATGAAGCCCTCGATATCATGAACAGGGCGGTGTCCTCCAATGTGG GTGCCTACATGCAGCCCGGAGCGCGGGAGAACATCGCCTACCTCACCCACACGGAGCGCAGGAAGGACTTCCAGTACGAGGCAATGCAGGAGCGGCGGGAGGCCGAGAACATGGCCCAGAGGGGCATCGGCGTGGCCACTAGCTCCGTGCCCATGAACTTCAAGGACCTCATCGAGACCAAGGCCGAGGAGCACAACATCGTCTTCATGCCTGTCATCGGGAAGCGACACGAAGGGAAGCAGCTCTACACCTTCGGCCGTATCGTCATCTATATTGACCGGGGCGTGGTGTTCGTCCAGGGCGAGAAGACCTGGGTGCCCACCTCCCTGCAGAGCCTCATTGACATGGCCAAGTAG
- the SRRD gene encoding SRR1-like protein isoform X2 — MRSAPPGQEAMVTEVTTEYKSWLTEPEKKAAVTFSGISEDANSNECAEDLLISDFWSSALETINKCLAKHLEQLKVPVGTLSEALGNLHFDSSPEESDVVPGSTRGATLLTGTCHWKCVCYGIGNFSTCVIARHQLTFLLLFLEKCQIPRSHCWVYDPLFSQLEIAVLNTLGVIVLSENEEGKRSVCGECTIFYMLHCGSALYNNLLWSNWSVDALSKMVIIGNSFRGLEERLLTRILQKNYTYIAKILKGLEEHEFPQTSQYADVFNDTSVHWFPVQKLHQLSTHTWAFREEPDYRDCEDLEIIRNKTEDPSATDSNSL, encoded by the exons ATGCGCTCCGCTCCCCCAGGTCAAGAGGCGATGGTGACTGAGGTTACCACTGAATACAAAAGTTGGCTGACTGAGCCTGAGAAAAAAGCAGCAGTGACTTTTTCTGGGATCTCAGAAGATGCCAATAGCAATGAGTGTGC GGAGGACCTGCTTATTTCCGATTTCTGGAGTTCAGCTCTAG aaaccatcaacaaatgtCTTGCGAAACATCTGGAACAACTGAAGGTACCAGTGGGGACTCTTTCGGAAGCCCTTGGAAATCTGCACTTTGACTCATCACCAGAGGAGTCAGATGTGGTCCCCGGCTCCACCCGAGGAGCAACCCTGCTCACGGGAACCTGTCATTGGAAGTGTGTGTGTTACGGCATTGGGAACTTTTCCACCTGTGTCATAGCTAGACACCAGCTCACGTTTTTGCTTCTCTTCCTGGAAAAGTGCCAG ATTCCCAGAAGTCATTGCTGGGTGTATGACCCTCTGTTTAGCCAACTGGAAATTGCAGTTCTTAATACCCTTGGGGTGATTGTTCTCAGTGAGAACGAG GAAGGAAAACGGAGTGTCTGTGGTGAGTGCACCATCTTTTACATGCTCCATTGTGGGTCGGCCCTGTACAACAATCTGTTGTGGAGTAACTGGTCAGTAGATGCCCTTTCCAAGATGGTCATCATTGGGAACAGTTTCAGAGGACTAGAGGAACG gtTATTGACAAGGATTCTGCAGAAAAATTATACCTACATTGCAAAG ATTTTGAAAGGACTGGAGGAGCACGAGTTTCCTCAGACTTCCCAGTACGCGGACGTGTTTAATGATACCTCCGTCCACTGGTTCCCTGTCCAAAAGCTCCACCAACTCTCCACGCACACGTGGGCATTTCGGGAAGAACCAGACTATCGGGACTGTGAGGACCTTGAAATCATCAGGAACAAGACTGAGGATCCTTCAGCTACTGACTCGAACTCGCTGTAA
- the SRRD gene encoding SRR1-like protein isoform X1, giving the protein MAAAALDPWRVAAPRRRRSAARRPRPREAAAARAPEAEPDVDREVVLRRLREAGEDLLISDFWSSALETINKCLAKHLEQLKVPVGTLSEALGNLHFDSSPEESDVVPGSTRGATLLTGTCHWKCVCYGIGNFSTCVIARHQLTFLLLFLEKCQIPRSHCWVYDPLFSQLEIAVLNTLGVIVLSENEEGKRSVCGECTIFYMLHCGSALYNNLLWSNWSVDALSKMVIIGNSFRGLEERLLTRILQKNYTYIAKILKGLEEHEFPQTSQYADVFNDTSVHWFPVQKLHQLSTHTWAFREEPDYRDCEDLEIIRNKTEDPSATDSNSL; this is encoded by the exons ATGGCGGCCGCGGCGCTGGATCCCTGGCGCGTTGCGGCTCCGCGGAGGAGACGCTCTGCCGCTCGACGTCCGCGGCCCAGGGAGGCGGCGGCCGCCCGGGCCCCGGAGGCGGAGCCTGACGTGGACCGCGAGGTTGTGCTCCGTCGCCTCCGGGAGGCCGG GGAGGACCTGCTTATTTCCGATTTCTGGAGTTCAGCTCTAG aaaccatcaacaaatgtCTTGCGAAACATCTGGAACAACTGAAGGTACCAGTGGGGACTCTTTCGGAAGCCCTTGGAAATCTGCACTTTGACTCATCACCAGAGGAGTCAGATGTGGTCCCCGGCTCCACCCGAGGAGCAACCCTGCTCACGGGAACCTGTCATTGGAAGTGTGTGTGTTACGGCATTGGGAACTTTTCCACCTGTGTCATAGCTAGACACCAGCTCACGTTTTTGCTTCTCTTCCTGGAAAAGTGCCAG ATTCCCAGAAGTCATTGCTGGGTGTATGACCCTCTGTTTAGCCAACTGGAAATTGCAGTTCTTAATACCCTTGGGGTGATTGTTCTCAGTGAGAACGAG GAAGGAAAACGGAGTGTCTGTGGTGAGTGCACCATCTTTTACATGCTCCATTGTGGGTCGGCCCTGTACAACAATCTGTTGTGGAGTAACTGGTCAGTAGATGCCCTTTCCAAGATGGTCATCATTGGGAACAGTTTCAGAGGACTAGAGGAACG gtTATTGACAAGGATTCTGCAGAAAAATTATACCTACATTGCAAAG ATTTTGAAAGGACTGGAGGAGCACGAGTTTCCTCAGACTTCCCAGTACGCGGACGTGTTTAATGATACCTCCGTCCACTGGTTCCCTGTCCAAAAGCTCCACCAACTCTCCACGCACACGTGGGCATTTCGGGAAGAACCAGACTATCGGGACTGTGAGGACCTTGAAATCATCAGGAACAAGACTGAGGATCCTTCAGCTACTGACTCGAACTCGCTGTAA
- the SRRD gene encoding SRR1-like protein isoform X3 produces MPSDWTQGPALSETINKCLAKHLEQLKVPVGTLSEALGNLHFDSSPEESDVVPGSTRGATLLTGTCHWKCVCYGIGNFSTCVIARHQLTFLLLFLEKCQIPRSHCWVYDPLFSQLEIAVLNTLGVIVLSENEEGKRSVCGECTIFYMLHCGSALYNNLLWSNWSVDALSKMVIIGNSFRGLEERLLTRILQKNYTYIAKILKGLEEHEFPQTSQYADVFNDTSVHWFPVQKLHQLSTHTWAFREEPDYRDCEDLEIIRNKTEDPSATDSNSL; encoded by the exons ATGCCCTCTGACTGGACCCAGGGGCCTGCTCTTtcagaaaccatcaacaaatgtCTTGCGAAACATCTGGAACAACTGAAGGTACCAGTGGGGACTCTTTCGGAAGCCCTTGGAAATCTGCACTTTGACTCATCACCAGAGGAGTCAGATGTGGTCCCCGGCTCCACCCGAGGAGCAACCCTGCTCACGGGAACCTGTCATTGGAAGTGTGTGTGTTACGGCATTGGGAACTTTTCCACCTGTGTCATAGCTAGACACCAGCTCACGTTTTTGCTTCTCTTCCTGGAAAAGTGCCAG ATTCCCAGAAGTCATTGCTGGGTGTATGACCCTCTGTTTAGCCAACTGGAAATTGCAGTTCTTAATACCCTTGGGGTGATTGTTCTCAGTGAGAACGAG GAAGGAAAACGGAGTGTCTGTGGTGAGTGCACCATCTTTTACATGCTCCATTGTGGGTCGGCCCTGTACAACAATCTGTTGTGGAGTAACTGGTCAGTAGATGCCCTTTCCAAGATGGTCATCATTGGGAACAGTTTCAGAGGACTAGAGGAACG gtTATTGACAAGGATTCTGCAGAAAAATTATACCTACATTGCAAAG ATTTTGAAAGGACTGGAGGAGCACGAGTTTCCTCAGACTTCCCAGTACGCGGACGTGTTTAATGATACCTCCGTCCACTGGTTCCCTGTCCAAAAGCTCCACCAACTCTCCACGCACACGTGGGCATTTCGGGAAGAACCAGACTATCGGGACTGTGAGGACCTTGAAATCATCAGGAACAAGACTGAGGATCCTTCAGCTACTGACTCGAACTCGCTGTAA